A region of Dermochelys coriacea isolate rDerCor1 chromosome 1, rDerCor1.pri.v4, whole genome shotgun sequence DNA encodes the following proteins:
- the CAV1 gene encoding caveolin-1 isoform X2, whose amino-acid sequence MAEELNEKAMHDVHTKEIDLVNRDPNGLNDDVVKIDFEGVIAEPDGTHSFDGIWKASFTTFTVTKYWFYRLLSAIFGIPLALIWGIYFAILSFLHIWAVVPCIRSYLIEIQCISRVYSICIHTFCDRLFEAIGKMFSTIRTTVRKEI is encoded by the exons ATGGCCGAGGAGCTGAACGAGAAGGCGATGCACGACGTGCACACCAAGGAGATCGACCTGGTCAACCGGGACCCCAACGGGCTCAACGACGACGTGGTCAAG ATTGATTTTGAAGGTGTCATTGCTGAACCTGATGGAACACACAGTTTTGATGGGATTTGGAAGGCCAGCTTCACCACCTTCACTGTGACAAAATACTGGTTTTATCGCTTACTGTCGGCAATCTTTGGCATTCCTCTGGCTCTCATCTGGGGTATTTACTTTGCCATTTTGTCATTCTTACACATCTGGGCAGTGGTGCCATGCATAAGGAGCTACTTGATTGAGATCCAATGCATCAGCCGGGTCTATTCTATCTGCATCCACACATTCTGTGACCGATTATTCGAGGCCATCGGCAAAATGTTCAGCACTATCCGGACAACAGTACGAAAAGAAATATAA
- the CAV1 gene encoding caveolin-1 isoform X1 — translation MSGSQYVDSEGLRHSAPVREHGNIYKPHNKSMAEELNEKAMHDVHTKEIDLVNRDPNGLNDDVVKIDFEGVIAEPDGTHSFDGIWKASFTTFTVTKYWFYRLLSAIFGIPLALIWGIYFAILSFLHIWAVVPCIRSYLIEIQCISRVYSICIHTFCDRLFEAIGKMFSTIRTTVRKEI, via the exons ATGTCTGGTAGCCAATACGTAGACTCAGAG GGGCTCCGGCACAGCGCGCCCGTCCGGGAGCACGGGAACATCTACAAACCCCACAACAAGAGCATGGCCGAGGAGCTGAACGAGAAGGCGATGCACGACGTGCACACCAAGGAGATCGACCTGGTCAACCGGGACCCCAACGGGCTCAACGACGACGTGGTCAAG ATTGATTTTGAAGGTGTCATTGCTGAACCTGATGGAACACACAGTTTTGATGGGATTTGGAAGGCCAGCTTCACCACCTTCACTGTGACAAAATACTGGTTTTATCGCTTACTGTCGGCAATCTTTGGCATTCCTCTGGCTCTCATCTGGGGTATTTACTTTGCCATTTTGTCATTCTTACACATCTGGGCAGTGGTGCCATGCATAAGGAGCTACTTGATTGAGATCCAATGCATCAGCCGGGTCTATTCTATCTGCATCCACACATTCTGTGACCGATTATTCGAGGCCATCGGCAAAATGTTCAGCACTATCCGGACAACAGTACGAAAAGAAATATAA